The following DNA comes from Camelina sativa cultivar DH55 chromosome 14, Cs, whole genome shotgun sequence.
ttttcggttaattacggttatattcggcttgctatcggttatattaagttaatccacctcatttggataacatttggattatttatggttatatattcatctaatcgacccataaccggaaataaccgaaaagtaatttcaaaaaaatttaaattttcaaatggttattatattagtatatcgaaattaccaccttaaaccaaacacaatataaccaaaaccaaactgttatattaaaactcataatgttggaaatatgaaccctacacctcaaaccctaaccctaacccctaaatgtcttgttttgaatgttttacacattgtgatcagactgtgtaaaaatcaatatttgtctacaattattactttttattgcttaaaatcattgtaatattcattttttcattctatattttaattttgagttataatatttctaatttacaaaaattcTATAAGTCAGCCatttatgtcgataactcaaCCATATtagtcaattgtttgagaaatacttttactaaaaaaaaatttaaaaattcaaattcaaattttgaattccttttaaataaaaaatcgctaaaatcttatttattacgcgtgtggttcttaacaataaacataattattgtttgcgtctctccaacaacactttttgtattctcgagaaggtatataataaattaatatattcattgcataactcagccataattttaccataactcagtcAATTCTCAAATTAGAATGAATAAATAActgaccaaaccgaaccgaaccagaaactattttttccattattttcggttaattacggttatattcggcttgctatcggttatattaaattaatccacctaatttggataacatttggattatttatggttatatattcatctaaccgacctacaaccggaaataaccgaaaagtaatttcaaaaaattttaaattttcaaatggttattatattagtatatccaaattaccaccttaaaccaaacacaatataaccaaaaccaaactgttatattaaaacccataatgttagaaatatgaaccctacacctcaaaccctaaccataaccctaaccctaacccctaaatgtcatgttttgaatgttttacatattttgatcagattgtgtaaaaatcaatctttgtctataattattactttttattgcttataatgattgtaatattcattttttcattttatattttaattttgagttataataattctaatttacaaatatttcataagtcagccgtttatgtcgataactcagccatatcagtcaattgtttgagaaatactttaatttcttttattcgCAATtcgaattcaaattttttaattaatttgaataatatattgtgagaaAATCTAACTTTACGTATTTATTATGTGTGATTTTTCGCGATtctccaacaacactttttgtgatatcgagagacgttttaattagataatttattaggaatctgaccgAACGAAAGAACcacgaaagaaagaagaatacgtatTAATATCTCATAACTCTGTAATTCATAACTCAGTCGTGTGAAGTATATAACTCATCCGTAACTTAAccgtaaatcagccataactttgaaaatagaaaaaccAATGTTTTACATACCCAAGTACAATTCATCTCGAACTGAGCATAGTCACGAACTATCTTTAAAGAGTGTAAACGTGATGGTATAATAATAATGTGCAACgctttacaaaatttataggaaacaaaatttttgaattcTATTTTAAATCTGATTCTGGTCAAGAAACTCTTCGTAAGCAGACGATCCACTGGAAGAGTCACTATCGTAATGGTCATCATCTTCCTTAGAGCATATGATGATAGAAGCATGTTCATAATGTAATTacggaaaacaaagaaagaatacataatcacatgcattcaaatctcAGAGCATATGATGATAGAAGCATGTTCATAATGTCAATCCTAAAGTGAAACTATACTCGAAGCAGAGGTTTAAGAAACGAAAGCATTAGCAACCTCcaacataaaaagaagaataaggaTACAACTAACATCCACTTTCACGGTTTCAACACTCACATTGACAGCAAAGACTAACTGAGAATATGAAACGACAAGTTCAGCAAAGACTAACTGAGAATTTGAAACGACACGAAGCtcacaaaagagaagaacacaactagtttaaataaaatcaatccaATCACACAGCTCATATTGCTTCTCCAAAAACCCAATTGATAAAGAATAAAAGCACTTCCTATATCACCAattgacaataaaaatcaaaactttaagcaACAAGCATCAAAAGTGTCTCACTTTAAAACCCTTCTCAATCAAATTTGTGAATAAAAGGCATTAGGGTTGAATAGTTTACAAGTTCAGACCAAGAATCGTATGGTATTAGAGAGTAAATGAGAAATACCTGATCAATAATAGGCATTAATCCAATGGCTCTGGCACGCAAGAAACAACCGGGAAGGACAGGTTCCTACACAAAGataataaatttgttaatagatatataaaatgtttGGTGCATACtataagaaaacaagaaaataaattatacatgcATGATGACTAATACATCAATTGGGTCATTGTCTTCACACAATGTGCGAGGAACAAAACCGTAGTTGTGAGGGTACACAACTGATGAGTACATAATACGATCAACCTGAATGAGAGATAATGCAAATATATTATTGACTTTGCGGTAAGAAAACCGTTATGATATATGACAATAACGATTGATCTTGATATATAACCAAACCTTGATGAGTCCTGTCTTTTTGTCAAGTTCATATTTGACCTTGCTTCCTTTTGTGATCTCCACAacctaatcatcatcatcatcatccaaagACAAAATAATTCAAGAAT
Coding sequences within:
- the LOC104743526 gene encoding soluble inorganic pyrophosphatase 1-like, which translates into the protein MSEEGNEDQKLQRPAPRLNERILSSLSRRSVAAHPWHDLEIGPGAPQIFNVVVEITKGSKVKYELDKKTGLIKVDRIMYSSVVYPHNYGFVPRTLCEDNDPIDVLVIMHEPVLPGCFLRARAIGLMPIIDQLVFAVNVSVETVKVDEDDDHYDSDSSSGSSAYEEFLDQNQI